One window from the genome of Dermacentor silvarum isolate Dsil-2018 chromosome 7, BIME_Dsil_1.4, whole genome shotgun sequence encodes:
- the LOC125947085 gene encoding uncharacterized protein LOC125947085 — MGQDLKIDLLGAIQMLKASWDNVKQSTIANCFQHAGFAGCTDEASVEESEEAGLAYADEESELAETWSKLESFVGAEPQSMCIDDFVGGDDSTGTTAELTDVEIVAEVTAEQPNENAAEMDPASADDAPLPTSAEVIAALALVRRHCGTIEGTGLSLVDRLNYIEDAVVKHAIANKKQATLFQYFKPTQ; from the coding sequence ATGGGCCAAGACCTGAAGATCGATCTTTTGGGCGCCATCCAAATGCTGAAAGCGTCGTGGGATAACGTCAAGCAGTCGACGATAGCCAACTGCTTTCAGCATGCGGGCTTCGCTGGCTGCACTGACGAGGCATCAGTGGAAGAATCCGAGGAAGCTGGGTTGGCATACGCAGATGAAGAAAGCGAGCTCGCCGAAACGTGGAGCAAGCTGGAGAGCTTTGTTGGTGCCGAGCCGCAAAGCATGTGCATCGACGACTTCGTTGGAGGTGACGACAGCACTGGTACAACAGCTGAGCTGACGGATGTGGAGATCGTCGCCGAAGTTACTGCTGAGCAGCCAAACGAAAACGCTGCCGAGATGGATCCCGCAAGCGCTGATGATGCCCCGCTCCCTACATCAGCTGAGGTCATAGCTGCTCTGGCCCTTGTGCGCCGCCACTGCGGCACGATTGAAGGCACCGGCCTATCACTTGTGGATCGCCTGAATTACATTGAGGACGCAGTCGTCAAACACGCCATTGCCAACAAAAAGCAGGCTACCCTTTTTCAATATTTTAAGCCGACGCAATAA